A stretch of the Leopardus geoffroyi isolate Oge1 chromosome B2, O.geoffroyi_Oge1_pat1.0, whole genome shotgun sequence genome encodes the following:
- the LOC123609590 gene encoding saoe class I histocompatibility antigen, A alpha chain-like isoform X14: protein MRVVMPPTLLLQLSGALAVTQTWAGSHSLRYFHTAMSRPGRGEPRFISVGYVDDTQFVRFDTDALNPRSEPRARWMEQVGSEYWDQETRNAKDNAQKFRVSLQNMRGYYNQSDSGSHNIQWMYGCDIGPNSRLLRGYSQVSYDGKDYIALNEDLGSWTAADTAAQITRHTWEVACAAEHYRNYLEGVCVESLTKYLEMGKETLLRTESPNTRVTRHRISDREVTLRCWALGFYPAEITLTWQRDGQDHTQDAELVETRTAGDGTFQKWAAVAVPSGEEQRYTCHVQHEGLPQPITLRWEPSSLPSIPILGIIVAVVVLVVTLVVGAVIWRKKFSGRKGPSYSHAAHDDSTQGSDSSLMAPKV, encoded by the exons ATGCGGGTCGTGATGCCCCCAACTTTGCTCCTGCAGCTGTCGGGGGCCCTGGCCGTGACCCAGACCTGGGCGG GCTCCCACTCCCTGAGGTATTTCCACACCGCCATGTCCCGGCCCGGCCGCGGGGAGCCCCGCTTCATCTCCGTGGGCTACGTGGACGACACGCAGTTTGTGCGGTTCGACACCGATGCCCTGAATCCGAGGTCTGAGCCGCGGGCGCGGTGGATGGAGCAGGTGGGGTCCGAGTATTGGGACCAGGAGACGCGGAACGCGAAGGACAACGCACAGAAATTTCGAGTGAGCCTGCAGAACATGCGCGGCTACTACAACCAGAGCGATTCCG GATCACACAACATCCAGTGGATGTATGGCTGTGACATCGGACCGAACAGCCGCCTCCTCCGCGGGTACAGTCAGGTGTCCTATGACGGCAAGGATTACATCGCCCTGAACGAGGACCTGGGCTCCTGGACCGCGGCGGACACCGCGGCGCAGATCACCCGCCACACGTGGGAGGTGGCCTGTGCTGCAGAGCACTACAGGAACTACCTGGAGGGCGTGTGCGTGGAGTCGCTCACCAAATACctggagatggggaaggagacGCTGCTGCGCACAG AATCTCCCAACACACGGGTGACCCGCCACCGCATCTCTGACCGTGAGGTGACCCTgaggtgctgggccctgggcttcTACCCTGCGGAGATCACCCTGACCTGGCAGCGTGATGGGCAGGACCACACCCAGGACGCAGAGCTTGTGGAGACCAGGACTGCGGGAGATGGGACCTTCCAGAAGTGGGCGGCTGTGGCGGTGCcttctggagaggagcagagatacACGTGCCATGTGCAGCACGAGGGGCTGCCCCAGCCCATCACCCTGAGATGGG agccatcctctctgccctccatccCCATCCTGGGCATCATTGTTGCTGTGGTTGTCCTTGTGGTCACTTTGGTGGTTGGAGCTGTAATCTGGAGGAAGAAGTTTTCAG GAAGAAAAGGACCAAGCTACTCTCATGCTGCAC
- the LOC123609590 gene encoding saoe class I histocompatibility antigen, A alpha chain-like isoform X15, with protein MRVVMPPTLLLQLSGALAVTQTWAGSHSLRYFHTAMSRPGRGEPRFISVGYVDDTQFVRFDTDALNPRSEPRARWMEQVGSEYWDQETRNAKDNAQKFRVSLQNMRGYYNQSDSGSHNIQWMYGCDIGPNSRLLRGYSQVSYDGKDYIALNEDLGSWTAADTAAQITRHTWEVACAAEHYRNYLEGVCVESLTKYLEMGKETLLRTESPNTRVTRHRISDREVTLRCWALGFYPAEITLTWQRDGQDHTQDAELVETRTAGDGTFQKWAAVAVPSGEEQRYTCHVQHEGLPQPITLRWEPSSLPSIPILGIIVAVVVLVVTLVVGAVIWRKKFSGRKGPSYSHAARDDSTQGSDSSLMAPKV; from the exons ATGCGGGTCGTGATGCCCCCAACTTTGCTCCTGCAGCTGTCGGGGGCCCTGGCCGTGACCCAGACCTGGGCGG GCTCCCACTCCCTGAGGTATTTCCACACCGCCATGTCCCGGCCCGGCCGCGGGGAGCCCCGCTTCATCTCCGTGGGCTACGTGGACGACACGCAGTTTGTGCGGTTCGACACCGATGCCCTGAATCCGAGGTCTGAGCCGCGGGCGCGGTGGATGGAGCAGGTGGGGTCCGAGTATTGGGACCAGGAGACGCGGAACGCGAAGGACAACGCACAGAAATTTCGAGTGAGCCTGCAGAACATGCGCGGCTACTACAACCAGAGCGATTCCG GATCACACAACATCCAGTGGATGTATGGCTGTGACATCGGACCGAACAGCCGCCTCCTCCGCGGGTACAGTCAGGTGTCCTATGACGGCAAGGATTACATCGCCCTGAACGAGGACCTGGGCTCCTGGACCGCGGCGGACACCGCGGCGCAGATCACCCGCCACACGTGGGAGGTGGCCTGTGCTGCAGAGCACTACAGGAACTACCTGGAGGGCGTGTGCGTGGAGTCGCTCACCAAATACctggagatggggaaggagacGCTGCTGCGCACAG AATCTCCCAACACACGGGTGACCCGCCACCGCATCTCTGACCGTGAGGTGACCCTgaggtgctgggccctgggcttcTACCCTGCGGAGATCACCCTGACCTGGCAGCGTGATGGGCAGGACCACACCCAGGACGCAGAGCTTGTGGAGACCAGGACTGCGGGAGATGGGACCTTCCAGAAGTGGGCGGCTGTGGCGGTGCcttctggagaggagcagagatacACGTGCCATGTGCAGCACGAGGGGCTGCCCCAGCCCATCACCCTGAGATGGG agccatcctctctgccctccatccCCATCCTGGGCATCATTGTTGCTGTGGTTGTCCTTGTGGTCACTTTGGTGGTTGGAGCTGTAATCTGGAGGAAGAAGTTTTCAG GAAGAAAAGGACCAAGCTACTCTCATGCTGCAC GCGATGACAGTACCCAGGGCTCTGATTCGTCTCTAATGGCTCCTAAAG
- the LOC123609590 gene encoding DLA class I histocompatibility antigen, A9/A9 alpha chain-like isoform X2 → MRVVMPPTLLLQLSGALAVTQTWAGSHSLRYFHTAMSRPGRGEPRFISVGYVDDTQFVRFDTDALNPRSEPRARWMEQVGSEYWDQETRNAKDNAQKFRVSLQNMRGYYNQSDSGFTLITAALGAGTGSHNIQWMYGCDIGPNSRLLRGYSQVSYDGKDYIALNEDLGSWTAADTAAQITRHTWEVACAAEHYRNYLEGVCVESLTKYLEMGKETLLRTESPNTRVTRHRISDREVTLRCWALGFYPAEITLTWQRDGQDHTQDAELVETRTAGDGTFQKWAAVAVPSGEEQRYTCHVQHEGLPQPITLRWEPSSLPSIPILGIIVAVVVLVVTLVVGAVIWRKKFSGRKGPSYSHAARDDSTQGSDSSLMAPKV, encoded by the exons ATGCGGGTCGTGATGCCCCCAACTTTGCTCCTGCAGCTGTCGGGGGCCCTGGCCGTGACCCAGACCTGGGCGG GCTCCCACTCCCTGAGGTATTTCCACACCGCCATGTCCCGGCCCGGCCGCGGGGAGCCCCGCTTCATCTCCGTGGGCTACGTGGACGACACGCAGTTTGTGCGGTTCGACACCGATGCCCTGAATCCGAGGTCTGAGCCGCGGGCGCGGTGGATGGAGCAGGTGGGGTCCGAGTATTGGGACCAGGAGACGCGGAACGCGAAGGACAACGCACAGAAATTTCGAGTGAGCCTGCAGAACATGCGCGGCTACTACAACCAGAGCGATTCCG GTTTCACCTTAATCACTGCTGCTCTGGGGGCGGGGACAGGATCACACAACATCCAGTGGATGTATGGCTGTGACATCGGACCGAACAGCCGCCTCCTCCGCGGGTACAGTCAGGTGTCCTATGACGGCAAGGATTACATCGCCCTGAACGAGGACCTGGGCTCCTGGACCGCGGCGGACACCGCGGCGCAGATCACCCGCCACACGTGGGAGGTGGCCTGTGCTGCAGAGCACTACAGGAACTACCTGGAGGGCGTGTGCGTGGAGTCGCTCACCAAATACctggagatggggaaggagacGCTGCTGCGCACAG AATCTCCCAACACACGGGTGACCCGCCACCGCATCTCTGACCGTGAGGTGACCCTgaggtgctgggccctgggcttcTACCCTGCGGAGATCACCCTGACCTGGCAGCGTGATGGGCAGGACCACACCCAGGACGCAGAGCTTGTGGAGACCAGGACTGCGGGAGATGGGACCTTCCAGAAGTGGGCGGCTGTGGCGGTGCcttctggagaggagcagagatacACGTGCCATGTGCAGCACGAGGGGCTGCCCCAGCCCATCACCCTGAGATGGG agccatcctctctgccctccatccCCATCCTGGGCATCATTGTTGCTGTGGTTGTCCTTGTGGTCACTTTGGTGGTTGGAGCTGTAATCTGGAGGAAGAAGTTTTCAG GAAGAAAAGGACCAAGCTACTCTCATGCTGCAC GCGATGACAGTACCCAGGGCTCTGATTCGTCTCTAATGGCTCCTAAAG TGTGA